A genome region from Streptomyces sp. NBC_01296 includes the following:
- a CDS encoding CCA tRNA nucleotidyltransferase, translating into MPNANADNPSALSQVQHRAVSELLRVAPVADDLGRRFHEAGFRLALVGGSVRDALLGRLGNDLDFTTDALPGDVLRIVRPWADSVWDVGIAFGTVGAQKDGFQIEVTTYRSESYDRTSRKPEVSYGDSIEEDLVRRDFTVNAMAVALPEKEFVDPHGGLEDLQAGVLRTPGTPEDSFSDDPLRMLRAARFAAQLDFEVAPEVVAAMQAMSDRIEIVSAERVQGELNKLLLSVHPRKGLGLLVDTGLADHVLPELPALRLESDEHHRHKDVYDHSLIVLEQAMALEQDGPDLVLRLAALLHDIGKPRTRRFESDGRVSFHHHEVVGAKMTKKRMTALKYSNDMVKEVSRLVELHLRFHGYGDGEWTDSAVRRYVRDAGPLLERLHKLTRSDCTTRNKRKANALSRTYDGLEERIAQLQEQEELDAIRPDLDGNAIMEVLGVGPGPVIGKAYAFLLDLRLENGPMERDAAVTALKEWWAAQA; encoded by the coding sequence GTGCCGAACGCCAACGCAGACAATCCCAGTGCCCTGAGTCAGGTGCAGCACCGCGCGGTCAGTGAACTGCTGCGGGTCGCCCCTGTCGCCGACGATCTCGGCCGCCGGTTCCACGAGGCGGGCTTCCGCCTCGCCCTGGTCGGCGGGTCCGTACGCGATGCGCTGCTCGGGCGTCTCGGCAACGACCTCGACTTCACCACCGACGCCCTCCCAGGGGACGTTCTGAGGATCGTCCGGCCGTGGGCCGACTCGGTGTGGGACGTCGGCATCGCCTTCGGAACCGTCGGGGCCCAGAAGGACGGCTTCCAGATCGAGGTGACCACGTACCGCTCGGAGTCGTACGACCGCACCTCGCGCAAGCCGGAGGTCTCCTACGGCGACTCGATCGAGGAGGACCTGGTCCGCCGCGACTTCACCGTGAACGCGATGGCGGTCGCGTTGCCGGAGAAGGAGTTCGTGGACCCGCACGGCGGCCTGGAAGACCTCCAGGCGGGCGTTCTGCGCACTCCCGGCACCCCGGAGGACTCCTTCTCCGACGACCCGCTGCGGATGCTGCGTGCGGCGCGCTTCGCCGCCCAGCTCGACTTCGAGGTCGCCCCCGAGGTCGTGGCGGCGATGCAGGCGATGTCCGACCGGATCGAGATCGTCTCGGCGGAGCGGGTGCAGGGCGAGCTGAACAAGCTGCTGCTGTCCGTGCACCCCCGCAAGGGCCTGGGCCTGCTCGTGGACACCGGGCTGGCCGACCACGTGCTGCCCGAGCTGCCCGCCCTGCGGCTGGAGAGTGACGAGCACCACCGGCACAAGGACGTCTACGACCACTCGCTGATCGTGCTGGAGCAGGCGATGGCGCTCGAGCAGGACGGCCCGGACCTGGTGCTGCGCCTGGCCGCCCTGCTCCACGACATCGGCAAGCCGCGCACCCGCCGGTTCGAGAGCGACGGCCGGGTCTCCTTCCACCACCACGAGGTGGTGGGCGCGAAGATGACCAAGAAGCGCATGACCGCGCTGAAGTACTCCAACGACATGGTCAAGGAGGTGTCCCGGCTCGTGGAGCTTCACCTGCGCTTCCACGGCTACGGGGACGGCGAGTGGACCGATTCCGCGGTGCGGCGCTACGTCCGCGACGCCGGCCCGCTGCTGGAGCGCCTGCACAAGCTGACCCGGTCCGACTGCACCACCCGCAACAAGCGCAAGGCCAATGCCCTCTCCCGCACCTATGACGGTCTGGAGGAGCGCATCGCGCAGCTGCAGGAGCAGGAGGAGCTCGACGCCATCCGGCCCGACCTGGACGGCAACGCGATCATGGAGGTGCTGGGCGTCGGCCCCGGGCCGGTGATCGGCAAGGCCTACGCGTTCCTGCTCGATCTGCGGCTGGAGAACGGCCCCATGGAGCGCGACGCCGCGGTGACCGCGCTGAAGGAGTGGTGGGCCGCTCAGGCCTGA
- a CDS encoding MFS transporter, which translates to MPVVRDLRVLLRLRDFRNLLAVRLLSQAADGVYQVALATYVVFSPEKQTSPAAIASAMAVLLLPYSVIGPFAGVLLDRWRRRQVFLYGNLLRAFLACGTGVLIVTHVPDWLFYASALSVTAVNRFVLAGLAASLPHVVDPAQLVTANSLSPTAGTLAAVAGGGLAFLVQLLASDSNALVVLLGAALYLCAALVSLRLAVGLLGPDHPAGRVHPSVAEGVALTVRGMVEGLRHLASRREAAQTLTAMTLMRFCYGALFVMLLMLCRYSWSDTDSGGLALLGIAVGVSGAGFFTAAVVTPWLVGRLGTRGWITACSAGAAVLVPPLGLFFRPGPMLVAAFVLGLATQGAKISTDTAIQSHVDDDYRGRVFSVYDVLFNIAFVSAAAVAALMLPPDGQSVVLIVSVAVLYALTALHLKRQGDVSRETSPRSDA; encoded by the coding sequence ATGCCTGTCGTACGTGATCTGCGCGTACTCCTGCGCCTGAGGGACTTCCGCAACCTGCTCGCCGTACGGCTGCTCTCCCAGGCGGCGGACGGCGTGTACCAGGTGGCGCTCGCCACGTACGTGGTGTTCTCCCCCGAGAAGCAGACCTCGCCCGCGGCCATCGCCTCGGCCATGGCGGTACTGCTGCTGCCCTACTCGGTGATCGGCCCCTTCGCCGGGGTGCTGCTCGACCGCTGGCGGCGCCGGCAGGTCTTCCTCTACGGCAACCTGCTGCGGGCCTTCCTCGCGTGCGGCACCGGAGTGCTGATCGTCACGCACGTCCCCGACTGGCTCTTCTACGCCTCCGCCCTCTCGGTGACGGCCGTGAACCGCTTCGTCCTGGCCGGGCTCGCCGCCTCCCTGCCCCACGTCGTCGACCCCGCCCAGCTGGTCACCGCGAATTCGCTCTCGCCCACGGCCGGGACGCTCGCGGCGGTCGCCGGCGGCGGACTCGCCTTCCTCGTCCAGCTGCTGGCCTCCGACTCCAACGCCCTGGTGGTGCTGCTCGGCGCCGCGCTCTACCTGTGCGCGGCCCTGGTCTCGCTGCGTCTGGCCGTGGGGCTGCTCGGGCCGGACCACCCTGCCGGACGGGTCCACCCGTCGGTCGCCGAGGGGGTCGCCCTGACCGTCCGCGGCATGGTCGAAGGGCTGCGGCACCTGGCCTCCCGGCGCGAGGCGGCCCAGACGCTCACCGCCATGACCCTGATGCGCTTCTGCTACGGGGCCCTGTTCGTGATGCTGCTCATGCTCTGCCGGTACTCCTGGTCGGACACGGATTCCGGCGGCCTCGCCCTGCTGGGCATCGCGGTCGGGGTCTCCGGGGCCGGGTTCTTCACGGCCGCCGTCGTCACCCCCTGGCTGGTGGGCCGGCTGGGCACCCGCGGCTGGATCACGGCCTGCTCCGCCGGGGCAGCCGTCCTGGTGCCCCCGCTCGGCCTGTTCTTCAGGCCCGGACCGATGCTGGTCGCGGCCTTCGTGCTCGGCCTCGCCACCCAGGGCGCCAAGATCTCCACCGACACGGCCATCCAGTCCCATGTGGACGACGACTACCGCGGCCGCGTGTTTTCCGTCTACGACGTGCTGTTCAACATCGCGTTCGTGAGCGCGGCCGCCGTGGCCGCCCTCATGCTCCCCCCGGACGGGCAGTCCGTCGTGCTGATCGTGAGCGTGGCCGTTCTCTATGCGCTGACGGCGCTCCACCTGAAGCGGCAGGGCGATGTTTCACGTGAAACATCGCCCCGCTCGGACGCGTGA
- a CDS encoding inositol-3-phosphate synthase, which translates to MGSVRVAIVGVGNCAASLVQGVEYYKDADPAAKVPGLMHVQFGDYHVSDIEFVAAFDVDAKKVGLDLSDAIGASENNTIKICDVPNSGVTVQRGHTLDGLGKYYRLTIEESAETPVDVVQILKDREVDVLICYLPVGSEAAAKFYAQCAIDAKVAFVNALPVFIAGTKEWADKFTEAGVPIVGDDIKSQVGATITHRVMAKLFEDRGVRLERTMQLNVGGNMDFKNMLERDRLESKKISKTQAVTSQIPDRELGEKNVHIGPSDYVAWLDDRKWAYVRLEGRAFGDVPLNLEYKLEVWDSPNSAGVIIDALRAAKIAKDRGIGGPILSASSYFMKSPPVQYFDDEALANVEKFIKGEVER; encoded by the coding sequence ATGGGTTCGGTTCGCGTAGCCATCGTCGGCGTGGGCAACTGCGCCGCCTCGCTGGTGCAGGGCGTCGAGTACTACAAGGACGCCGACCCGGCGGCCAAGGTCCCCGGTCTGATGCACGTCCAGTTCGGCGACTACCACGTGAGTGACATCGAGTTCGTCGCCGCGTTCGACGTCGACGCGAAGAAGGTCGGCCTCGACCTTTCGGACGCCATCGGCGCCAGCGAGAACAACACCATCAAGATCTGCGACGTCCCCAACTCGGGCGTGACCGTGCAGCGCGGCCACACCCTGGACGGCCTGGGCAAGTACTACCGCCTGACGATCGAGGAGTCCGCCGAGACCCCGGTCGACGTGGTCCAGATCCTCAAGGACCGCGAAGTCGACGTCCTGATCTGCTACCTGCCCGTCGGCTCCGAGGCCGCGGCGAAGTTCTACGCCCAGTGCGCCATCGACGCCAAGGTCGCCTTCGTCAACGCCCTCCCGGTCTTCATCGCCGGCACCAAGGAGTGGGCCGACAAGTTCACCGAGGCCGGTGTCCCGATCGTCGGCGACGACATCAAGTCGCAGGTCGGCGCCACCATCACGCACCGCGTGATGGCGAAGCTGTTCGAAGACCGCGGTGTCCGTCTTGAGCGCACCATGCAGCTCAACGTCGGCGGCAACATGGACTTCAAGAACATGCTCGAGCGCGACCGCCTCGAGTCGAAGAAGATCTCCAAGACACAGGCCGTCACCTCGCAGATCCCCGACCGTGAGCTCGGCGAGAAGAACGTCCACATCGGCCCGTCCGACTACGTCGCGTGGCTCGACGACCGCAAGTGGGCCTACGTCCGCCTCGAAGGCCGCGCCTTCGGCGACGTCCCGCTGAACCTCGAGTACAAGCTCGAGGTGTGGGACTCCCCGAACTCCGCCGGTGTCATCATCGACGCCCTGCGCGCCGCGAAGATCGCCAAGGACCGCGGCATCGGCGGCCCGATCCTGTCGGCCTCGAGCTACTTCATGAAGTCCCCGCCGGTGCAGTACTTCGACGACGAGGCCCTGGCCAACGTCGAGAAGTTCATCAAGGGCGAGGTCGAGCGCTAA
- a CDS encoding PadR family transcriptional regulator, whose product MSRRSGILEFAVLGLLRESPMHGYELRKRLNTSLGVFRAFSYGTLYPCLKTLVANGWLIEEPGNAPEDALATSLAGRRAKIVYRLTAAGKEHFEELLAHTGPDAWEDESFAARFAFFGQTEREVRMRVLEGRRSRLEERLEKMRASLARTRERLDDYTLELQRHGMESVEREVRWLNELIESERAGRDQRRPGPPDETAK is encoded by the coding sequence ATGAGCAGGCGCTCAGGCATCCTCGAGTTCGCCGTCCTCGGCCTCCTTCGCGAATCCCCCATGCACGGGTACGAGCTCCGCAAGCGGCTCAACACCTCGCTGGGGGTGTTCCGGGCGTTCAGCTACGGAACGCTCTACCCCTGCCTCAAGACGTTGGTCGCCAACGGCTGGTTGATCGAAGAACCGGGCAACGCCCCGGAAGACGCTCTCGCCACTTCACTCGCAGGGCGCCGAGCCAAGATCGTCTACCGGTTGACGGCCGCAGGTAAGGAGCACTTCGAGGAGCTCCTGGCCCACACGGGGCCCGACGCCTGGGAGGACGAGTCCTTCGCCGCCCGCTTCGCCTTCTTCGGTCAGACCGAGCGGGAAGTGCGCATGCGGGTCTTGGAAGGCCGTCGCAGCCGGCTCGAGGAGCGCTTGGAGAAGATGCGCGCCTCACTCGCCCGTACGCGGGAGCGCCTCGACGACTACACGCTTGAGCTGCAGCGGCACGGCATGGAGTCCGTGGAGCGCGAAGTGCGCTGGCTGAACGAGCTCATCGAGAGTGAGCGGGCGGGACGGGATCAGAGACGACCCGGTCCGCCCGACGAAACTGCAAAGTGA
- a CDS encoding transglycosylase domain-containing protein: protein MSEHRRKPPQPEGGGRAAARRAAQQRPGQGAGPARDVPTASPSGPYAEPPGHGSRAGARRAAPRGSGGRGRAAGPAGRGAGRPDKRLINYPRSDKAGWQRFVPSWKLVCGTALGFFAIITAGAGIGIASVNTPDANKAAQAQNNVFFWQDGTQMVATGGSMNRQIVPIDKIPKSMQNAVIAAENESFETDKGVDPMGVARAVWNMAKGGSTQGGSTITQQYVKNTYLDSDQTLKRKVTELFISIKLGVSEEKDTILAGYLNTAYYGRDAYGIQAAARAYFGKDCVDLTPSESAFLASVLKGPNLYNPDGGIGAAATPEKNTERAKERWAWVLDREVAVKRMPKSERDQFKEFPKLVDSEQARGLSGQTGYLVETAKQYVMKVTGITADEMARGGYQIKTTFQKPRVDALVKAVEDTRNDFLDEKARPEYDTFVQFGAASVDVKTGAIVALYGGPGMDKKYFSNNANTIGVPVGSTWKPYVLAAAMQYGTQNSDGRGISADSKYNANDLTVINNRDGKPLRDASGKPFKQKNESTYPYGYVTLNEAMEKSINVPFAQLVFDVGHTKVREVAESTGILKDSMNPNNDASFALGTSTPSAIRMADSYATFAASGTHREPFSVTSVEKDGKELPGFGAPKEQRAMDNAIADNVTKVLQNVIENGTGTKVRKLGFNRPAAGKTGTTDQNKSAWFVGYTPELSTSVALFRTDPNSADKKLISMNGVGGVDSIHGGDIPAAIWTEYMKEALKGTPVKEFPEADKIGVTADASGAPSPSPSFSPSPSPSMPSPSASSSPPVSPSPSKGGKPTCKPWELYCIPDTSGGTNSGSTNGGSTNGGVGGSSGSPSPTPSGRPGRPGGTSWGTTVGTSG from the coding sequence ATGAGCGAGCACCGCCGCAAACCGCCGCAGCCCGAGGGTGGCGGTCGTGCCGCGGCCCGCCGGGCCGCCCAGCAGCGCCCTGGCCAGGGCGCCGGGCCCGCACGTGACGTCCCCACGGCGTCACCCAGCGGACCGTACGCAGAGCCGCCCGGCCACGGCAGCCGTGCCGGGGCGCGCCGGGCTGCCCCCCGTGGATCCGGAGGCCGCGGCCGCGCCGCCGGCCCCGCGGGCCGCGGGGCCGGCCGCCCGGACAAGCGGCTGATCAACTACCCGCGCTCCGACAAGGCGGGCTGGCAGCGCTTCGTGCCGTCCTGGAAGCTGGTCTGCGGAACCGCCCTCGGCTTCTTCGCGATCATCACGGCAGGGGCCGGCATCGGCATCGCGTCGGTGAACACGCCCGACGCGAACAAGGCGGCCCAGGCACAGAACAACGTCTTCTTCTGGCAAGACGGCACCCAGATGGTGGCCACCGGCGGTTCGATGAACCGGCAGATCGTGCCCATCGACAAGATCCCCAAGTCGATGCAGAACGCCGTGATCGCCGCCGAGAACGAGTCGTTCGAGACGGACAAGGGCGTCGACCCGATGGGCGTCGCCCGAGCCGTGTGGAACATGGCCAAGGGCGGCTCCACCCAGGGCGGCTCGACCATCACCCAGCAGTACGTGAAGAACACGTACCTGGACTCCGACCAGACGCTCAAGCGCAAGGTCACCGAGCTCTTCATCTCGATAAAGCTGGGCGTGTCCGAGGAGAAGGACACGATCCTCGCGGGCTACCTCAACACCGCTTACTACGGCCGGGACGCCTACGGCATCCAGGCGGCCGCGCGGGCCTACTTCGGCAAGGACTGCGTGGACCTCACGCCCTCCGAGAGTGCCTTCCTCGCCTCCGTGCTCAAGGGCCCCAACCTCTACAACCCGGACGGCGGCATCGGTGCCGCGGCCACCCCCGAGAAGAACACCGAGCGGGCCAAGGAGCGCTGGGCCTGGGTCCTGGACCGCGAGGTCGCGGTGAAGCGGATGCCGAAGTCCGAGCGGGACCAGTTCAAGGAGTTCCCCAAGCTCGTCGACTCCGAGCAGGCCCGCGGTCTGTCCGGACAGACCGGCTACCTGGTCGAGACGGCCAAGCAGTACGTGATGAAGGTCACGGGCATCACGGCCGACGAGATGGCCCGCGGTGGCTACCAGATCAAGACCACCTTCCAGAAGCCGAGGGTGGACGCACTGGTCAAGGCCGTCGAGGACACCCGCAACGACTTCCTGGACGAGAAGGCCCGGCCCGAGTACGACACCTTCGTGCAGTTCGGCGCGGCCTCCGTGGACGTGAAGACCGGGGCGATCGTGGCCCTGTACGGCGGCCCGGGCATGGACAAGAAGTACTTCAGCAACAACGCCAACACCATCGGCGTCCCGGTCGGATCGACCTGGAAGCCGTACGTCCTGGCGGCCGCGATGCAGTACGGCACCCAGAACTCGGACGGCCGGGGCATCTCGGCCGACAGCAAGTACAACGCGAACGACCTGACGGTGATCAACAACCGCGACGGCAAGCCGCTGCGGGACGCGTCCGGCAAGCCGTTCAAGCAGAAGAACGAGAGCACCTACCCCTACGGATACGTGACCCTCAACGAGGCGATGGAGAAGTCCATCAACGTGCCGTTCGCGCAGCTCGTCTTCGACGTCGGCCACACCAAGGTCCGGGAGGTCGCCGAGTCCACGGGCATCCTCAAGGACTCGATGAACCCGAACAACGACGCCTCGTTCGCCCTCGGCACCTCGACCCCGAGCGCCATCCGCATGGCCGACTCCTACGCCACCTTCGCCGCCTCCGGTACGCACCGCGAGCCGTTCTCCGTGACCAGTGTCGAGAAGGACGGCAAGGAGCTGCCCGGCTTCGGCGCCCCCAAGGAGCAGCGGGCGATGGACAACGCCATCGCCGACAACGTCACCAAGGTCCTGCAGAACGTCATCGAGAACGGCACCGGCACCAAGGTCAGGAAGCTCGGGTTCAACCGGCCCGCCGCCGGCAAGACCGGAACCACCGACCAGAACAAGTCGGCCTGGTTCGTCGGCTACACCCCGGAGCTGTCCACCTCGGTCGCCCTGTTCCGCACCGACCCGAACTCGGCGGACAAGAAGCTGATCTCCATGAACGGCGTGGGCGGTGTCGACTCCATCCACGGTGGTGACATCCCGGCCGCGATCTGGACCGAGTACATGAAGGAAGCCCTCAAGGGCACGCCGGTCAAGGAGTTCCCGGAGGCCGACAAGATCGGCGTCACCGCGGACGCCTCCGGCGCCCCCTCGCCGAGCCCCTCCTTCTCCCCGTCGCCGTCCCCGTCGATGCCCTCGCCGTCGGCGAGCTCCTCTCCGCCGGTCTCCCCCTCCCCGTCGAAGGGCGGCAAGCCGACCTGCAAGCCGTGGGAGCTGTACTGCATCCCGGACACCAGCGGCGGCACGAACAGCGGCAGCACCAACGGCGGCAGCACCAACGGCGGCGTCGGCGGATCCAGCGGATCACCGTCTCCGACGCCATCGGGCAGACCTGGCCGCCCGGGCGGCACCAGCTGGGGGACCACGGTCGGGACCTCGGGCTGA
- a CDS encoding glycosyltransferase family 87 protein, translating to MTKVHEERPVLPTQQDEVAAAGSEFIGGPMGRYARLGGHWLTPVRVVVLVALGLFALGMVQKLPCYDWAWFRGAGSQYTHACYSDIPHLFAVRGFADGLTPYFDRLPGDMEYLEYPVLTGLFMEVASWLTPGSGSMQHREQMYWMVNAGMLMACAAVIAVCVARTHHRRPWDALLFALAPAYALTATINWDLLAIALTAAGMLMWSRGRTMLFGVFIGLATAAKLYPVLLLGVLFVLCWRAGKWRAFGSAALGAAVSWLVVNLPVMLLAWDGWKKFYTFSQERPIDFGSVWLLISQRSGNPLQDANTYATGLTLLLCAGIGVLTLTAPRRPRFAQLAFLVVAAFILANKVYSPQYVLWLIPLAALARPRWRDFLIWQAGEVVYFLGIWLYLAYTTSGDKHQGLPVEGYQVAITAHLLTTLYLCAVVVRDILMPERDVVRRDGSDDPSGGVLDGAEDVFALSDAARAPQDAAPSEGQRVEWGMAPRD from the coding sequence ATGACCAAGGTGCACGAGGAACGGCCCGTACTGCCCACCCAGCAGGACGAGGTCGCCGCGGCCGGCAGCGAGTTCATCGGCGGCCCTATGGGCCGCTACGCCCGGCTGGGCGGCCATTGGCTGACCCCGGTGCGCGTCGTCGTCCTCGTCGCCCTGGGACTGTTCGCGCTCGGCATGGTGCAGAAGCTCCCCTGCTACGACTGGGCGTGGTTCCGCGGAGCCGGCTCGCAGTACACCCACGCCTGCTACTCCGACATCCCGCACCTCTTTGCCGTACGCGGCTTCGCCGATGGACTCACGCCCTACTTCGACCGGCTACCCGGCGACATGGAGTACCTGGAGTACCCGGTGCTCACCGGGCTCTTCATGGAGGTCGCCTCCTGGCTGACCCCCGGCAGCGGCTCCATGCAGCACCGCGAGCAGATGTACTGGATGGTCAATGCGGGGATGCTGATGGCCTGCGCCGCGGTCATCGCCGTGTGCGTCGCGCGCACCCACCACCGCCGGCCCTGGGACGCGCTGCTCTTCGCCCTCGCGCCCGCCTACGCGCTCACCGCGACGATCAACTGGGACCTGCTGGCCATCGCCCTGACCGCCGCGGGAATGCTCATGTGGTCCCGCGGCCGGACCATGCTCTTCGGCGTCTTCATCGGCCTGGCCACCGCCGCCAAGCTCTATCCCGTCCTGCTGCTCGGCGTGCTGTTCGTGCTGTGCTGGCGGGCCGGGAAGTGGCGGGCGTTCGGCTCCGCCGCCCTCGGCGCGGCCGTCTCCTGGCTCGTGGTGAACCTGCCGGTCATGCTCCTCGCCTGGGACGGCTGGAAGAAGTTCTACACGTTCAGCCAGGAGCGGCCGATCGACTTCGGGTCCGTGTGGCTGCTCATCTCCCAGCGCTCCGGGAACCCCCTGCAGGACGCCAACACGTACGCGACGGGCCTGACGCTGCTGCTGTGCGCGGGCATCGGAGTGCTCACGCTGACCGCTCCCCGCCGCCCCCGCTTCGCCCAGCTGGCGTTCCTGGTCGTGGCCGCCTTCATCCTGGCCAACAAGGTCTACTCGCCTCAGTACGTGCTGTGGCTCATCCCGCTGGCGGCGCTGGCCCGGCCGCGCTGGCGGGACTTCCTGATCTGGCAGGCCGGCGAGGTCGTGTACTTCCTCGGGATCTGGCTGTACCTCGCCTACACGACGAGCGGGGACAAGCACCAGGGTCTGCCCGTGGAGGGCTACCAGGTGGCGATCACCGCCCACCTGCTGACGACCCTCTACCTGTGCGCGGTGGTCGTGCGCGACATCCTGATGCCCGAGCGGGACGTCGTACGCCGCGACGGGTCGGACGACCCGTCCGGCGGGGTCCTGGACGGGGCCGAGGACGTGTTTGCGCTGTCGGACGCCGCGAGGGCGCCGCAGGATGCGGCGCCCTCGGAGGGTCAGCGGGTCGAGTGGGGCATGGCCCCCAGGGACTGA
- a CDS encoding alanine racemase, giving the protein MALTLYVDTARWRAHQKQIQDQFPGMIPVCKGNGYGFGHERLCEEATRLGADVLAVGTTYEAASIKDFFGGDLLVLTPFRRGEEPVPLPDRVIRSVSSLDGVRGLVGARVVIECMSSMRRHGISEQDLGQLHAAIEDVRLEGFALHLPLDRPDGSDAVEEVIGWMDRLRAARLPLHTMFVSHLRAEELARLQQQFPQTRFRARIGTRLWLGDHEATEYRGAVLDVTRVAKGDRFGYRQQKAASDGWLVVVAGGTSHGVGLEAPKALHGVMPRAKGVARAGLATVNRNLSPFVWAGKQRWFAEPPHMQVSILFVPSDAPEPKVGDELVAHLRHTTTQFDRVLDA; this is encoded by the coding sequence ATGGCGCTCACGCTCTACGTCGACACCGCGCGCTGGCGTGCGCACCAGAAGCAGATCCAGGACCAGTTCCCCGGGATGATCCCGGTCTGCAAGGGCAACGGCTACGGCTTCGGCCATGAGCGGCTGTGCGAGGAGGCGACCCGGCTGGGCGCCGACGTCCTGGCCGTCGGGACCACGTACGAGGCCGCCAGCATCAAGGACTTCTTCGGCGGCGACCTGCTCGTCCTCACCCCGTTCCGGCGGGGCGAGGAGCCGGTGCCGCTGCCGGACCGGGTGATCCGGTCGGTGTCCTCGCTGGACGGGGTCCGCGGCCTGGTCGGCGCCCGCGTGGTCATCGAGTGCATGAGCTCGATGCGCCGCCACGGCATCTCCGAGCAGGACCTGGGCCAGCTGCACGCGGCGATCGAGGACGTGCGGCTGGAGGGCTTCGCCCTGCACCTGCCGCTGGACCGCCCCGACGGCTCGGACGCCGTCGAGGAGGTCATCGGCTGGATGGACCGGCTGCGCGCGGCCCGGCTGCCGCTGCACACCATGTTCGTCAGCCACCTGCGGGCCGAGGAGCTGGCGCGGCTGCAGCAGCAGTTCCCGCAGACCCGCTTCCGGGCGCGGATCGGCACCCGGCTGTGGCTGGGCGACCACGAGGCGACCGAGTACCGGGGCGCCGTCCTGGACGTCACGCGCGTCGCGAAGGGCGACCGGTTCGGCTACCGGCAGCAGAAGGCGGCTTCCGACGGCTGGCTGGTCGTGGTCGCGGGCGGCACCTCGCACGGGGTGGGCCTGGAGGCCCCCAAGGCCCTGCACGGCGTGATGCCGCGCGCCAAGGGCGTGGCCCGGGCCGGCCTGGCCACCGTGAACCGGAACCTGTCGCCGTTCGTGTGGGCGGGCAAGCAGCGCTGGTTCGCGGAGCCCCCGCACATGCAGGTGTCGATCCTGTTCGTGCCGTCGGATGCGCCCGAGCCGAAGGTCGGCGACGAGCTGGTGGCGCACCTGCGCCACACCACCACGCAGTTCGACCGGGTGCTCGACGCCTGA
- a CDS encoding lipid II:glycine glycyltransferase FemX gives MSLSLRTISREQHLGYLQSLPSASHCQVPAWADVKNEWRSENLGWFDQNDELVGAALVLYRQLPKVKRYLAYLPEGPVINWYAPNLEEWLQPMLAHLKQQGAFTVKMGPPVVIRRWNSAAIKAGIQDPDVKRLRDVEASVIEPRAFEVSDKLRRMGWQQAEDGGAGFGDVQPRYVFQVPLANRSLDDVLKGFNQLWRRNIKKAEKAGVEVVQGGYEDLPVWQELYEVTAERDKFRPRPLSYFQRQWTALNSEDPNRMRLYIAKHEGEPLAAATMLTVGQHVWYSYGASANHKREVRPSNAMQWRMLRDSYALGASVYDLRGISDTLDENDHLFGLIQFKVGTGGEAVEYVGEWDFPLNKVLHKALDIYMSRR, from the coding sequence ATGAGCCTGTCCCTGAGGACCATCAGCCGAGAGCAGCATCTGGGATACCTCCAGAGCCTGCCCTCGGCTAGCCACTGCCAGGTCCCGGCGTGGGCCGACGTGAAGAACGAGTGGCGCTCCGAGAACCTCGGTTGGTTCGACCAGAACGACGAACTGGTCGGTGCCGCCCTCGTGTTGTACCGCCAGCTGCCCAAGGTGAAGCGGTACCTCGCGTACCTCCCCGAGGGCCCGGTCATCAACTGGTACGCCCCGAACCTGGAGGAATGGCTCCAGCCGATGCTGGCCCACCTCAAGCAGCAGGGCGCCTTCACCGTGAAGATGGGCCCGCCCGTCGTCATCCGCCGCTGGAACTCGGCCGCCATCAAGGCCGGTATCCAGGACCCGGACGTGAAGCGCCTGCGCGACGTGGAGGCCTCGGTCATCGAGCCCCGCGCCTTCGAGGTGTCGGACAAGCTGCGCCGCATGGGCTGGCAGCAGGCCGAGGACGGCGGCGCCGGCTTCGGCGACGTCCAGCCCCGCTACGTCTTCCAGGTACCGCTGGCCAACCGCTCGCTGGACGACGTCCTCAAGGGCTTCAACCAGCTGTGGCGCCGCAACATCAAGAAGGCCGAGAAGGCCGGCGTCGAGGTCGTCCAGGGCGGCTACGAGGACCTGCCGGTCTGGCAGGAGCTGTACGAGGTCACGGCCGAGCGCGACAAGTTCCGCCCGCGCCCGCTCAGCTACTTCCAGCGCCAGTGGACGGCCCTCAACTCCGAGGACCCGAACCGGATGCGGCTGTACATCGCGAAGCACGAGGGGGAGCCGCTGGCCGCCGCCACGATGCTCACCGTCGGCCAGCACGTCTGGTACTCGTACGGCGCCTCCGCGAACCACAAGCGCGAGGTGCGGCCCTCGAACGCGATGCAGTGGCGCATGCTGCGCGATTCGTACGCGCTCGGTGCCAGCGTCTACGACTTGCGCGGCATCAGTGACACGCTGGACGAGAACGACCACCTGTTCGGCCTCATCCAGTTCAAGGTCGGTACGGGCGGCGAGGCCGTCGAGTACGTCGGCGAGTGGGACTTCCCGCTCAACAAGGTGCTGCACAAGGCGCTCGACATCTACATGTCGCGCCGCTGA